The genomic DNA TATCGGCATTGATCTGAGGCCAATCCGACAGTCCGTTGTTGTAGGTGGCGAGGATACGAATGTCGCCGAGCCGGACGTCGGGTCCCAGAACGGCGAGGTCGCCACCGTCGGTCTCAATCGTGCCTTGGAAATGGTAGGAGCCGAGACTGCCGAACCGGATGCCCATGTTCGGCAGGGTGCCGCGCAGCGTCGCCAGGGTGTTGCCCTCGTCGAACAGGTCGACATGGGCGCCGGTCGGACCGATCAGCAAGCGGACATCCCAGCTCCAATCTCTGTTGAATCGCTCCAGGACGAGCAGAGGCAGGGATTCCGGCTCGAGCTTGATTGATGTGGCGTCCCATGAGCGGAACCGTGGATGCTCTGCGCTCTCGAGATCGAGCCATGCCGTATCGGTCAGCCTGACGTGAAAACGTTTGTCGATCAGCTCGAGGTTGAGCGGCAGCTCGGCCAGAAGACCTGTCGCCGTGATCCCGGTTGCCTCCAGGCTGTCCGCCCTGAAGAGGGCAACAGGATCGACCGCAGCCTGCGTCGCACCGTCGACATGTTCGATCCGCAAGGGCATGTCGAGAACCACGCCACGAGCCTCGACATCGGCCGTCGCTGCCGTATCGAGCCTGGCTTGCAGGTTGACCGCACCATCGAAGATCGCGGGCGTACCGGAAAGTTGCCCGCTGAGCCGGATGATCCCATCGACAGCGTCCGGAATAATGTCACCGGAAGCGGCAAACTCGAAGGTCGAGAGCGAAAATGTATCGAATATGCCCGAAACATCGAAGCCGGCGTCGCCGCGGACAAACACCTGCCCTTCGAATGTTTCGCCCGACGTGATGGCGGCGGTCAGCGATCCCGTCAGCGCGGTCTCGTCGCGCGCGACCGGCAGTCGCACGACAACACCTCCCGGCGGCACGGTGACGTCGAAGGTGCGATCGAAGGCCGCACTGACGCCGTCGTCTTCCGCCGGGGTATGGACGACCAGTTCGTGAAGATGGCCACCTTCGCTTGCCACGATATCGAGAACGCCAACTGACAGAGCGGCTTCGAGCGCCAACTCCGATGCTGCGATGGCCAAGGTTTCCCGGACAGCGAGCGGGCCCGTCACGATTCTGGCCGAACCCGCCACGTCGACGGCACCTGGCGAGAGTGGCCCGGATCCCGGCGCTTGACCTTCCAGCGAGAAGGTCATCTGAGCCGGCCCGCCGAACGTGATGTCCTCCAGGATCGGAAGGGCGAGAGGCTCGCGGATTGCCAGAAACCCGGTACTCGCGATCCGAATGTGTTCGTCGACCGGCCCGGATACGAACGAGAGCGTCGCCGAAAGCGCTGAGGTCTCGTGCCCGATCATAAGGTCGCCGAAAGCGCTATGGCCATCCCAGGTTCCCTGAAGCGCCAGCGGCCCGGTAGGGTAGCCGTCGATCTCACCCTCGGTCGCACGCAGGTCTGCAGACCAGGCGATCGGCTCGTGTGGTGAGGCCAAGGTGACCTGGAGCGCGCCGGTGATCCCCGACAACCCGATCCCTTCGTGTGCGACATTGATCTGCCGGGGCGTCACGACGAGCGTCTGCGCTCCCGTCAGTGGATCGACCACGTAGGAGATCGTGCCGTCACCGTTCGCGATTCCGGATCGCAGGGTCCATGAACCGGCACCCGAAAGCGATCCCGGTCCGGCCTGCAATGCACCATCGAACGCGATCGATGCTTCACCCTCCGGATGCACAATCCGAACCTCGATCGCTTCGGCGACAAGGTGGGCAAACGGGCTGACCTGATCACCCGAACCGTCGCCTTCGACCCAGGCCAGCACCTCGGCAGTCTTGCCTGTCAGGATGTTGTTTTCATCGAGATTGAGCTTGAGCGTTGTCCCGGTCAACCGGACGGCTTCGACGCGGCCATCAAGCAACTGCCGGAAGCTGTAGGTCAGCACGACGCGATCGATCCGGGCCAGACCGTCGATGGTGACATCGGTCAGCACCGTGCGGTCGGTAAGGACCTCGGCCACGCTGTAGCGGGTATCCGGGAAGGGTGTTTCGTGGAGCCCGCGCTGGATGAGCCAGACGACGATCTCGGCGCGCGCGCCGAACCACGCGGCCACGATCACGGCCGCCGCGACCAGGACGATGATCGAAAGACAGCGGACGGTGCGGCGCAAGAAGCCGATCAGGTCCTGGATGAAGAGCAGCACACCACAAGTCTAACGCGAAGCCGGGACCTGTGCATGATCAACCCTCGGTGTTGGGAGGGATCAGCCGAGCGCCTTGGCAACGGCGCGCTTGGCCATCACCGTGACCAGATGGGCGCGGTCGTCGGCCACGCCTTCGATTGTCGTGATCTCGGCTCACTCGGCTTCCCTTTCGATCTCCTGGCAGCCGGGAATGTACTGCTTGAAAATCTCGGGATCGTTGAGAGGCCTCCCGCACAGCCTGGCGCGGGGCTGCGATGCGGTACTCGTCTTTCAGGTCTATCCGTGTCTTCCGTTTGGCTCTCAGAAGCCTCTGATGAGTTGCATGATCAGAACAAGACCGAACAACACTATCACAACGAGGGAGGCGGTGCTGATGACGGGGTCGCGGGCGAACAGGCCCTGGGGGCCGTGCCAGCGCATCGCCAGACCGATCGTGCCGTTGATGCCGGATCGTGCGGCCTCGCGCAGCGGCACGCCGATCGCTTCAAGAACGCTGCGGAACAAGCGTACCGCCCGCGGCAGCAGCCAGCGATAGCTCCATTCGGCGTCGACATTGACGCCTGCCCGTTCCGGCGGCTCGAGCTTTGTCAGCCGCAGGACAACGAAACACAGCGCTGCGAACAACAGTAGCTGCATCTGTGTCAGGACATGCTCGACCGTGTAGGGCGCATAGGTCACGGGGTAAGGCAGGTGTTCATAAAGCAGACGCGGGAAGACCCCGATCCCGATGCAGAACACGGCCGCGATCGCCATGGCGATCAGCATCGACATCGGCGCTTCCTTCGGGCGCAGGCCGGAGTCGTGGTTGAAGAATGCAAAGAACGGGATCTTGATGCCCGCGTGGTGCAACACGCCGGCCGAAGCAAACAACAGCGCGATCCAGACCCAGTCGTGGCCTTCCTTCAGAGCCGCACTCATGACCATGGCCTTGGCGACGAATCCGGAGAACAGCGGGAAGGCCGAGATCGATGCCGCACCGATGATGCAGAGCACGGTGGTCCTGGGCATGGTGCGATAGAGCCCGCCGAGCTCCGTG from Rhodospirillales bacterium includes the following:
- a CDS encoding YdbH domain-containing protein, translating into MLLFIQDLIGFLRRTVRCLSIIVLVAAAVIVAAWFGARAEIVVWLIQRGLHETPFPDTRYSVAEVLTDRTVLTDVTIDGLARIDRVVLTYSFRQLLDGRVEAVRLTGTTLKLNLDENNILTGKTAEVLAWVEGDGSGDQVSPFAHLVAEAIEVRIVHPEGEASIAFDGALQAGPGSLSGAGSWTLRSGIANGDGTISYVVDPLTGAQTLVVTPRQINVAHEGIGLSGITGALQVTLASPHEPIAWSADLRATEGEIDGYPTGPLALQGTWDGHSAFGDLMIGHETSALSATLSFVSGPVDEHIRIASTGFLAIREPLALPILEDITFGGPAQMTFSLEGQAPGSGPLSPGAVDVAGSARIVTGPLAVRETLAIAASELALEAALSVGVLDIVASEGGHLHELVVHTPAEDDGVSAAFDRTFDVTVPPGGVVVRLPVARDETALTGSLTAAITSGETFEGQVFVRGDAGFDVSGIFDTFSLSTFEFAASGDIIPDAVDGIIRLSGQLSGTPAIFDGAVNLQARLDTAATADVEARGVVLDMPLRIEHVDGATQAAVDPVALFRADSLEATGITATGLLAELPLNLELIDKRFHVRLTDTAWLDLESAEHPRFRSWDATSIKLEPESLPLLVLERFNRDWSWDVRLLIGPTGAHVDLFDEGNTLATLRGTLPNMGIRFGSLGSYHFQGTIETDGGDLAVLGPDVRLGDIRILATYNNGLSDWPQINADIRQVEDILEPARFSPMVADFSVSPVWPLGDDMRFNGNLHMDGRRYLANMEASYEPETERLRALVRVPAIRFEDGSQPQDVSPLYGTLLTDATGAIELYGEIVAERGVTSSNLTLSFLEVSGRNGDIAIEGLDGSVTFTNVAPLSTPPQQTLSARRIDAGVPLTDLAVTLSLPGDDSLLLQFASAELAGGHVVVNPSILRFMPDGNEVMLNIRGIDLGTLLENVDIPGLSIDARLTGSIPVVISDDDVVIKGGRLDADSPGTLHYTPGDGDMPFALDDENMALVLGAFENFQFTALGVDINREAGGETELGLHIAGANPDLYDGYPIELNVNLTGDLDRIVRDSLAGWRISEEIRERLSGF